The Anoplopoma fimbria isolate UVic2021 breed Golden Eagle Sablefish chromosome 9, Afim_UVic_2022, whole genome shotgun sequence genome contains the following window.
CCTTTATTGAATCATATTCTGTTGGATTGTAGTATGACGTCAGTCAGACTGCCTGCTCGCTGCTCTTGgttcacagttttgttttgatttccaAGGAAAAATGAATGTTGTCATTTTGACATCAGGCCTCTGGTAGATTTCTCTGATGGTAGCTCCTCTAAAATACTTTGGAATTCCAGCTCAGTCAAaagtgttattgaaaacatgatTCTTATTGTCAATTATTGTCATATTCTCTGTATGAAAAAGGTTTCCATTTCTTCACATTTCCCCTCCAAAAGGGAACATTTGTGAACGTGAGACACTGTTAGCTCTTCAGAATGGATCTCTGCTGTGTCTCTGAACAAGGCTTGGCTGTTATTGTTTACAATGAACAAGGGACGTGAGATGAGTGCAAAGACATACTTACATATTCATGCAAATACTCAAGTGCACAATAATCTGATTAGAATGAAGCGTCCCTTTGATAGAGCAGCTCACGCctgtaaactttattttaacatcttcGTGACCTCAATGAAGCAAATCAAAAAGTTTTGAAACTCTGAAATTAGAAAGAGGGATTCAGTCTAATATCACAGCACTACTGTTTTAAAGAAGCCAATCTTCACAACTGTTCAATGAATTCTGCTTTAAGTCAACATATCTGCCAGCTTCCAGTACTCAGTTCTGCGGACACATTTCAGTCAGGACCAAAATGAGGTTTAATACCAAGCAGGCCtgattcaaatacatttaaatgaaatttcTGCTCACTCACAGTGCCTCAACTGCACTGTGAGTTTACGGTAACCAACAGAAGCCAAGAATTACTCGTTGGGGCACAGCACAGTGGCATTCTGAAACTCAACACCAGTAATGAGGAAGGCTAATATGGAAAACTTCAACGAGTGTGTCTCAAGGCAATGACAAGCCTGGGCACTCACTGAACATTGTCAGTGAATAAAGTCACTTCATTTTACTTCCAGAATGATGCTGGAAGGAAAACATGAAGAGGTGAATGCTGTCAGAGATGGGGATAAAGCATCACACACAAGTCAAGACCCAACGACCCCGGCACGCAAACAACTAATCTCAAAGGATTTTAAAGATTCAACTTACCGATCTGGTCTTCAGGTATGAGTGACTCTATAGGGGGGTCCAGTTCGGAGCTCTGGCGCAGGTAAGCCTTCATCTGTGTCATAAACTGCCTGAGAGTCTGCAGAAAATCCATCCCTGAGGTGTGACAGCCTCGGTTCTCCTGAACAAAGCTGATGTAGTCCTGGACCAGGGAGCCAAAATATGAGCTTTTGTCCCTGGACAGCTCAGCGATCCTTTTCACCGCCCGTCTCTCGGGGGTCATGAGGGAGCTGAGCATGCCGCTCACCTTAAGGAAGCGTCCCTTCAGGGCCCTGGGGAGGATGAAGGAGCCACCGCTCAGACTAACTCCAACCCTTCGCCGCCGTGCTTTGAAGGACGGACGGAGGCGCATTTCTAGGTCTGTTTCCAGACCGACACCATAGTCTTCATCCTCGTCTGCTACCCCGTCCTCATCATCTTCACTGCTGTCCTCCACTGGCTCTTGATGAGTAAGGTGTCGGGATGGACTAGGGGCCAGTCCCAGGGAGAATCCAGGAGACTGTGAATATTCCAGTGAgtcagaggaggaagtggacATGCTCATGTCACTGAGCCGCTGGCGTCCCCTGGTCTTAGGAGTGGACGGACTCCCAGCGTCCTTCTCCAGTAGTACATCAGCAGGGACAGCAGGTGGAGGCTGGCAGGGTGGAAGCTTGGCCCGGGACAGAGCCTTGGCAATGGTCTCATCATCCAGGGCAATGTGGCAGCGGTGAGCTTCCAGATCAGGCTTCTTTGGCCTTGGAGGTGGTGGGTTTGTGGGGACAGGGACTGGTGAGCTGGCCGTTTTGGACGGGCTGCTATGCTTGGCACCCATCGATGGTCGAGCGGGAGCCGGGCGCCTGCTGAGGGACGGTTGCTGTCTTTTAGACACGGCAACGGCCTCTGGCATGCTCTTGGGTCTGGTGGTAGCTGCTGGAGGTCCAGGTGGTGGTGGAGCAGGGCGCCGGCGCGGCATCAAGCTTGGTGGGGGAGGGCGGGGGGAGGTGACCGCGATTTGCTGTTCAGTTTGAACTTGTCCACGTGCTGCTCGCTACCTTGGCTGCTGCTGAGCTGCTTCACGGACGATTTCTCCACATTCTCTAGTTTGTTATCGGACCTGACAGCATGTGAAGGTGGATGGTCCCCacggcggtggtggtggtggcgatTAGTCTGGAGAAACAGAGGGTTGACAAAGCACAGAGGACCACTGGAATGTCTTCTCTCAAGATGAAAGGAAGGTGGAGGAGCGTGGGACTGCAGGGTAGGTGGTGCACTGTCGCAGTGAGACCCGGTGAGTCTCAGCCGGGACCCCTCGACCTCCCTGTTCCTGTTAGTCCGCTGGGGGCTGAGGGTACGGCGACGAGGGCGACGAGGACGGGGGGAAGGGCGGCGCTCACTGCACAGGGCAGAGTCCCAGAAGCCTGtaatagagacacacacacattaagcaGCTGTAAGCTAGACACATACCTCTGCTCGGACAATTCAAGATCCAGAGTGTTTGAATTAAAAGGgcagtaaaagaacaaagacaGCAAACTCAACTATTTCTCACCAACAGTTCAGACTCTTCCTCAGAGTTTCCCTAAGTTTTCTCTTTGCCAGTCTTTGGTGTAGCTGGCGTGTCTCTTGGCTCAGATTGACAGGCTGCCGGCTCACACCCAGAGACTCAGAGAGGGAGTCGCCCATGCTAGAGTGGGAGGGCACTGACACAACACACGGCACACAGCTCCAGTTCCTCCACTCCTTCTTCCTGCTCGCTTTTCCTCTGTCTTACTGAGGACTAGTAGGACAATGATCCGTTGGTAAATAAAGCTATTGCTACAAGCAAACCTCATTTAAATGAtgttctgccttttttcataTTGACAGAACAAATGGAGGACATGTGCTCTCATTTTGGTGTTCCTGTGTGCTGTTCCACTGAATCCACCcattgttatagttatagtcCTCACGCGAATAGAAACACATGCTTTATCCTAGCATGAAGACGTAGGTATAGCACAATGATTAAACCAAACTGAAGAACAGGCAACACATCATGCCACTCCAAAGACAGTTTCCACAGGCTAAAAGTAGAAACCATACTCTTGCATTCCTGTGGCAATAAAGGAGCTGGGTTTCATATCTGTTTAAGTCCCTCAGCGTCTGGAGACTGAACTCATACTGGTCCATGTGAACAATGACCACCTGACACTGTGGAGTCCTTCTGCAGAGTAGACAGCAGGCAGCCCACTCCAAATAGCAcatatatactactgactgactaatgttcactttatttatatgtgaACATCTATCTCTGAGATTGGactgaaaaagaacaaactaTAATCAAAGCTGATGTTCAAACAATGACTtctcaaataaattgttttatttgtgacCAGCTCAACAAATATAGGCTGGTCACTTATAGGCCGGCAGAACTAAtgtgtgtgatatatatatatatggaaagaCAAATCAGTTGCAAAGTCACAGCAATATTgaaatgtctctgtttgtaacatgtgtttgtgtttcacatgTGCGTGCCCAGATTCCACAACATATTACATGACAGTCTGCTAGCTCTTTAAATAGAAGCATTCCAGTGGAGGAGGGAGTTTCCCTTAATGACTGTATGAGTTAGCTAAGGGAGGCCCACAGGCTCTCAGTCCTTCACATCAAATGAAAGAGCAGCACAAAGCCATTAGAGTGCAGGCTTGAGTCTGAATTCTTCTTCTGTGGAAAAGCTCCcgcagagctgcagagatggttTGTGAGCTCAAAAAATGTGACATATGTGGATTTCAGAACGACTACCTCACATCCTGtttcagcagcaacaacaacaacaaccggATTAGTTCCAGCTACAGGAGCTCCTCCTCAACATTCAACTCTTCCATCTTTTTCATCAAGGGACTACTGAATTATGGCTAGCAAATACTGCAAAGCTCTATGATTGGCTGACAAAACGCACAGCCACCAACCAGAGTAAAAGTCAGACATTACACCCACCTCCATGCACAGCGGAGCAGCTTTCCAGCATCTATGTCACATGTTGTGTTAGCACTCACACTTAGTGTAGCTTTCCACTTGccactccctcctcccccacaccGACCTCTGAGCTATGTCCAAGGCCTCTACTGTAGGGAGCTGACTCACTGCACACTCACAGAGCCAGAAAACACTAATGCTGGCTGCTTTATCTCTATCTGCATCCTTACACTGACTGTTAGCATGTTATAGCAGGTGTAGCACTCACAGACAGGAACCATTAGGTTAAAACAATGTACTGTATTCAAGTACAACACTGCTGTTTTTACTTCTGAGGCTCAATCTTGTATAGTTTAGTTACATTACTTTATGATTATGAAATAGTACAACAAATAGATGTATTCAATCTCTATCTGAGAGGTAGATGAGAAAATGAACATCAGTAATTCttctgcatttacatttaagCAATAGAGTTTAGCGcaattagcctagcttagcataaagactggaagcagggggaaacagctagcctggctctgtatTAGGTAAGGTCCATCCTGAGAGATGGATCCCTCCTATGTAGCTCTCCCTGAGGTGTCTTCCTTTTTATTCCCTCTAAAGGTTTTTTAGGGAGTTTCTTTGTTCAGATgtgagggtcaaaggtcagaggatgtgagggtcaaaggtcagaggatgtgaggttCCTGGGACAGACGATgttgcacagattgtaaagccctctgaggcaaaccTGATTTGAGAATTTGCCAGATCAGGTTTGTGTGTGGAGGTTTCAGTAGAGGGCTCTGTACCGACACAGCGGTACCAAACCTGGCAGCTGTTCCTAAACAGGCAACTAACTCAACTTAGCACcacaaattgtaatttttttatttttattttatttatcaactTACTAAATAATGTGTTAGTAGGAGCTTTAGGAGTGCTGGTAACGCATATTTAATCATTAGAGcgaaccaggctagctgtctcCGTCTGtatcaagtctttatgctaagctaggctaatcaccTCCCATCTCTGGCTCTTTATTAAGGCACACAAGCCACATCAAGCTTCTCATCCAACGACCTTCTCATCTaaatttctaaaatgttaaactaGTCCTTGAAATATGACAAAggttattaatataattattaataaccTTTCTCAGACAAAATCGTTtacaaatgaatgtaaatgaatggCTGCCTGAACGGTGAGAAATCAATCTAGAAACTGTAGaactcttttaaaaaatgattaattcaaGCAGATTTATAGTTAAAAACGACAAACCTACCAGTATGGTTGTTTACTTCACACAATAATTAATCAATGAGGCTACCTGCTCCCAGCTGAGCCACCTCCTCCAGTTCTTTCTGAGTCTTAGCCGATGCAATGGCCTCTGGGAGTTGGAGTGTGAAAGGCAGGACATCCCTGATTGAAAGATGAACAATACATGTGACAGAGAATAAAGATAGAAATACAATATCAGAAAGAATGACACCATGAATCAGGGTAAGGTATTCTGTCTCGTCTTTACTGTTCAGTGTTGAGTGATTTATGGTCACAGAGATCTCGAATACATGAATTCAAATTCAGCTCAGAAATTAGAATCAGTTTGGTCAAATGAAGTAGGCCTGTTATTTTTGGTCAAGTCTATAGTTGAATCCAGTGTTGTGGCTGATTCCCTCTGTTTCCCGTGTCTGTGTCTCCTGAGCTGACACAAGCTAAAACAGGACGTGACAGCTGATTGCTTACTCagcaaacattatttttatctgTGTAGTTCCCACGAGGGGCgtaagaaaatattgatacaCTTCAGTATGTTTGGTGATACTGTATCgattgatttttaatgaatactttaaaatatatatttgaatgttgACACAGAAGAAAACCCAGAGAAGCTGAGGATGTGATGGATGGATTGTTACCTGCTTATACAGTAGAAGGCCACCAGGCGAAACAGATCTGCAAAGCTGATCCCAGATTCCTCGAGAGAAAAGGCTGCAAACAAAGGAAATGTTTACGGACTGAATGACAATTCACAGACTGCAGCTCGGTCGCTCGTAGTAGCTCGTAGTAGCTCGTAGTAGCTCACAGGAGGTTTTCTTTTGGTGCCTTTATTCTGTCTCTAGAGGGGAAGAGCAACAAAGTGAGGCCTCTGGTTGTCCAGCAGAGTTCCTTCACACTAAATATCTCAAATACTGGATGGattgttgagacattttataCAGACGTTCAAGGTCCTCAGAGGATAAACCCTAATTACTTTGGTGAACcctgtcttttcttttagtACACCAGAGGGTTGACAGTTTTGCTTTTAATGGTCTATGCCTATATggaatggattgccatgaaatttgggaACGATATTCAGGGTTTCTAAGGGATGAGGTCTGATGAATttgatgatcccctgactttttatGTAGTGCCACCAGAGGGTCAAAGTCTTCAATTATCCTCCAAGATACCGTATCTCCACATCCATACTGATGGGCACAACATGTTGTATAGATCATGGTTCCATGATGTGCAGTGGAATTTGGTACGGACATTGGTAGCAGGGTTCAAACCTGGGTTCAAACCAGGGTTCAAACTAGGGTTCAAACCTGGGTTCAAACCAGGGTTCGAACCCCCCTTCAGCCAACACGCTCTCTGTAACATCTGCTCTTTACTGTACAGTACTGCTTTAGAGCTActataaaaacagcatttattcGTCCAAATGTGATATTTAAGCACTGCTGTGAAGTTAGTGATCAGTGCGCCCTAAAAGGACTGGTTAATTGGATTGGTTAAAAGTTCAAACCGTCGATGCATAGTTAACTGACCAGAGCAGGCGGTATGAGAGGCCAACTGGAGAGCAGCTGACCCACATCTACAAAGGTCAAAGCAGGCCAAAGGCACGGCTTGGAGGAATCTACGTTGGATCTTGAACTCTCTGACCTTGAGGAGTTTGTGTTGGTTCTAGACCCAACCAGAGGAGCTGACCAGGGAAACTGAAAGACCCCAACTGGAGCTCTCTGACTCCTTCAGGCCATTACAACTTCTGAGTCATatgtgtttacttttttaacaaacattagGGCATAGCCATCTCAACGGTTGAATATTTTCATTACAGAGCCAGATTGTGCAGCAAACAGCAAAGACTAACACAGATTTTGAGATGATCTGAGAGCCGGTGTGTATTATGTGATGTTCCTTACTGTACTGGCTCTCTCTGACAGGGAAGTGGCTGATGG
Protein-coding sequences here:
- the LOC129096051 gene encoding LOW QUALITY PROTEIN: ras and Rab interactor 2-like (The sequence of the model RefSeq protein was modified relative to this genomic sequence to represent the inferred CDS: inserted 2 bases in 2 codons), which codes for MASSSPPGNPPSGLTNRSGSFFKLIDTFALEIGELKREMVLTSPTVNKEPMDRGGLEREVSGVYLQSPHCGGXGGERDSGYDSLRRRMSVLDRLNRTHPVWLLLAVSEEEARRILLKQPPGVFLVRKSAALQRKVLSVRLKEDPPGTPISHFPVRESQYTFSLEESGISFADLFRLVAFYCISRDVLPFTLQLPEAIASAKTQKELEEVAQLGAGFWDSALCSERRPSPRPRRPRRRTLSPQRTNRNREVEGSRLRLTGSHCDSAPPTLQSHAPPPSFHLERRHSSGPLCFVNPLFLQTNRHHHHRRGDHPPSHAVRSDNKLENVEKSSVKQLSSSQGSEQHVDKFKLNSKSRSPPPXPPPPSLMPRRRPAPPPPGPPAATTRPKSMPEAVAVSKRQQPSLSRRPAPARPSMGAKHSSPSKTASSPVPVPTNPPPPRPKKPDLEAHRCHIALDDETIAKALSRAKLPPCQPPPAVPADVLLEKDAGSPSTPKTRGRQRLSDMSMSTSSSDSLEYSQSPGFSLGLAPSPSRHLTHQEPVEDSSEDDEDGVADEDEDYGVGLETDLEMRLRPSFKARRRRVGVSLSGGSFILPRALKGRFLKVSGMLSSLMTPERRAVKRIAELSRDKSSYFGSLVQDYISFVQENRGCHTSGMDFLQTLRQFMTQMKAYLRQSSELDPPIESLIPEDQIDQVLEKAMHKCVLKPLRSVIEMALHDFQVSSGALQQLRENLALAKTKRPQELGVDGAVPPDPEAIEKIRHKFLNMRKMYSPEKKVSLLLRVCKLIYTIMQDNSGRMFGADDFLPMLTYVVAQCDMPQLDTEIQYMMELLDPSLLQGEGGYYLTSAYGAMALIKNFQEEQAARVLSSEARNTLHQWHRRRTTPRSAPSVDDFQNYLRVALQEVDTGCTAKTLIIQPYTTTEEVCSLCAYKFKIPDPDTFALFLVTKDTSQQLAPDTHPQRIKAELHGRPLAQIFHFVYRRVPDLNLCVPAIMHNGNCLQVE